The following proteins come from a genomic window of Lolium rigidum isolate FL_2022 chromosome 5, APGP_CSIRO_Lrig_0.1, whole genome shotgun sequence:
- the LOC124656546 gene encoding single myb histone 6-like isoform X1 has protein sequence MGAPKQKWTAEEEAALKAGISKHGTGKWRTILKDPEFSSILRYRSNVDLKDKWRNMNVTVNASGSREKVRAPPTTPAAKKLRSAPKQESTSAVAAIMPVASDCDEEMAEAAPLLTISAPGKSLSSSVHACRLDNIILEAVKTLNEPTGSYKTAIANYIEEQYWPPADFDHVLSAKLNELTSSGKLIKVNRKYRLAPSSSLLEGRSSKMLLLEDIQREPVKVERVERDEFAARTKSHVDAELARMRNMTAEEAAAAAARAVAEAEAIMAEAEAAVREAEAAEADAVAAQAFAEAAMSTLKSRSSTKLIIRGRDIS, from the exons ATGGGGGCGCCGAAGCAGAAgtggacggcggaggaggaggcggcgctcaaGGCCGGGATCTCCAAGCACGGCACCGGCAAATGGCGCACCATACTCAAGGACCCCGAGTTCAGCAGCATCCTGCGCTACCGCTCCAACGTCGACCTCAAG GACAAGTGGCGGAACATGAACGTGACCGTGAACGCGTCGGGGTCCCGGGAGAAGGTGCgggcgccgccgacgacgccCGCCGCCAAGAAGCTGAGGTCCGCGCCCAAGCAGGAGAGCACCTCGGCCGTGGCGGCGATCATGCCGGTCGCTTCAGACTGCGACGAGGAAATGGCGGAAGCGGCGCCACTCTTGACGATCAGCGCGCCGGGCAAATCCCTCTCCAG CTCTGTGCATGCCTGCAGGCTGGACAATATCATACTGGAGGCCGTCAAGACCTTGAATGAGCCTACGGGGTCGTACAAGACAGCCATCGCTAACTACATTGAG GAACAATACTGGCCACCTGCCGATTTTGATCATGTTCTGTCTGCAAAACTGAATGAGTTGACATCATCTGGGAAATTGATAAAG GTGAATCGGAAGTACAGGCTTGCCCCTAGCTCATCTTTATTAGAAGGGCGAAGCTCCAAAATGCTGCTGCTTGAAGATATACAAAGGGAGCCAGTCAAGGTAGAGAGGGTAGAGAGGGATGAGTTTGCAGCCCGCACTAAATCTCATGTGGATGCTGAACTTGCACGGATGAGAAACATGACTGCAGAAGAGGCTGCAGCTGCAGCCGCTCGTGCAGTTGCAGAGGCAGAAGCTATCATGGCTGAAGCTGAAGCCGCAGTAAGAGAAGCGGAGGCTGCAGAAGCTGATGCTGTAGCTGCACAGGCCTTCGCTGAAGCAGCGATGTCGACATTGAAAAGCCGAAGTTCGACAAAATTG ATCATTCGAGGTAGAGACATCTCATGA
- the LOC124656546 gene encoding single myb histone 6-like isoform X2, with the protein MGAPKQKWTAEEEAALKAGISKHGTGKWRTILKDPEFSSILRYRSNVDLKDKWRNMNVTVNASGSREKVRAPPTTPAAKKLRSAPKQESTSAVAAIMPVASDCDEEMAEAAPLLTISAPGKSLSRLDNIILEAVKTLNEPTGSYKTAIANYIEEQYWPPADFDHVLSAKLNELTSSGKLIKVNRKYRLAPSSSLLEGRSSKMLLLEDIQREPVKVERVERDEFAARTKSHVDAELARMRNMTAEEAAAAAARAVAEAEAIMAEAEAAVREAEAAEADAVAAQAFAEAAMSTLKSRSSTKLIIRGRDIS; encoded by the exons ATGGGGGCGCCGAAGCAGAAgtggacggcggaggaggaggcggcgctcaaGGCCGGGATCTCCAAGCACGGCACCGGCAAATGGCGCACCATACTCAAGGACCCCGAGTTCAGCAGCATCCTGCGCTACCGCTCCAACGTCGACCTCAAG GACAAGTGGCGGAACATGAACGTGACCGTGAACGCGTCGGGGTCCCGGGAGAAGGTGCgggcgccgccgacgacgccCGCCGCCAAGAAGCTGAGGTCCGCGCCCAAGCAGGAGAGCACCTCGGCCGTGGCGGCGATCATGCCGGTCGCTTCAGACTGCGACGAGGAAATGGCGGAAGCGGCGCCACTCTTGACGATCAGCGCGCCGGGCAAATCCCTCTCCAG GCTGGACAATATCATACTGGAGGCCGTCAAGACCTTGAATGAGCCTACGGGGTCGTACAAGACAGCCATCGCTAACTACATTGAG GAACAATACTGGCCACCTGCCGATTTTGATCATGTTCTGTCTGCAAAACTGAATGAGTTGACATCATCTGGGAAATTGATAAAG GTGAATCGGAAGTACAGGCTTGCCCCTAGCTCATCTTTATTAGAAGGGCGAAGCTCCAAAATGCTGCTGCTTGAAGATATACAAAGGGAGCCAGTCAAGGTAGAGAGGGTAGAGAGGGATGAGTTTGCAGCCCGCACTAAATCTCATGTGGATGCTGAACTTGCACGGATGAGAAACATGACTGCAGAAGAGGCTGCAGCTGCAGCCGCTCGTGCAGTTGCAGAGGCAGAAGCTATCATGGCTGAAGCTGAAGCCGCAGTAAGAGAAGCGGAGGCTGCAGAAGCTGATGCTGTAGCTGCACAGGCCTTCGCTGAAGCAGCGATGTCGACATTGAAAAGCCGAAGTTCGACAAAATTG ATCATTCGAGGTAGAGACATCTCATGA